The Eubacteriaceae bacterium Marseille-Q4139 genome has a window encoding:
- a CDS encoding MATE family efflux transporter, giving the protein METIGTDFTKGNISHLLIAFMIPFLLANLLTDLYNMVDMIIIGRFVGSTGIVAVTLGGKLLSMCTNISVGLAAGGQIYIAQQIGAGSVKKDVSAAIGTLFSYLAVLSFAAGLLSFLFSETVLRLLDTPEASFNAALSYFRITSAGMPLVFGYNAVSSVLRGMGDSKRPLLFIAIAALTNLILDLVFVVVFRMGAAGTALATVIGQGFAFSFSILYLYRHRELFLFDFKVKSFRIDIQKLKIMMAIGVPMALQTILIQGTQLVILRFVNGLGVAASAAYGIVEKIITMSSIVTQSIKSAGGSIAGQNIGAGFYERVKETLYAALKITLLAAAFLSTVFLLFPETIFGIFTEDPAVMAYAPSIMLVAASCCGLSALMGCYDIITTGTGNSKLSFLAGVLDGVVFRLALCWLFGIHLNMGVVGFFMGNSFARIGPILVHASYYYSGAWKRRKRLVDD; this is encoded by the coding sequence GTGGAAACAATAGGAACCGATTTTACCAAAGGGAATATTTCCCATCTTTTGATTGCCTTTATGATCCCCTTTTTACTTGCAAACCTTTTGACGGATCTTTATAACATGGTAGATATGATTATTATCGGAAGATTTGTCGGAAGTACGGGAATTGTGGCAGTTACACTTGGAGGAAAGCTTTTAAGCATGTGCACCAATATAAGCGTAGGGCTGGCGGCTGGCGGTCAGATCTATATTGCACAGCAGATTGGGGCCGGATCAGTTAAAAAAGATGTGAGTGCAGCAATCGGAACGCTGTTTTCTTATTTGGCAGTTTTGTCTTTTGCGGCTGGGCTGTTAAGTTTTCTTTTTTCGGAAACAGTACTCAGGCTGTTGGATACACCGGAGGCGTCTTTTAACGCGGCGCTTTCTTACTTTCGGATTACCAGTGCAGGAATGCCATTGGTATTCGGCTATAATGCAGTCAGCTCTGTTTTAAGAGGCATGGGAGATTCCAAGAGACCGCTGCTTTTTATTGCTATTGCAGCCTTGACAAATTTAATCCTGGACTTGGTGTTTGTGGTTGTGTTCAGGATGGGAGCGGCAGGGACAGCACTTGCCACCGTGATTGGCCAGGGATTCGCTTTTTCTTTTTCCATTCTCTACCTTTACAGGCACAGAGAGCTGTTTCTGTTCGATTTCAAGGTAAAAAGCTTTCGTATTGATATTCAGAAATTGAAAATTATGATGGCAATCGGGGTTCCGATGGCGCTTCAGACAATCCTGATTCAGGGAACGCAGCTTGTCATTCTTCGTTTTGTCAATGGGCTTGGTGTAGCGGCTTCGGCCGCCTATGGGATTGTGGAAAAGATTATTACGATGTCCAGCATTGTGACACAGAGCATCAAAAGTGCGGGAGGCTCCATCGCCGGACAGAATATCGGCGCCGGATTTTACGAAAGAGTTAAGGAAACTTTGTATGCTGCTCTTAAGATCACACTTTTGGCAGCCGCATTTTTATCGACGGTTTTCCTTCTGTTTCCAGAAACGATATTCGGAATTTTCACAGAGGACCCTGCTGTTATGGCATATGCGCCGTCCATCATGCTGGTGGCGGCATCTTGCTGTGGACTTTCGGCTTTGATGGGATGCTATGACATTATCACAACAGGAACGGGGAATTCCAAACTCTCTTTTCTGGCAGGAGTCCTGGACGGTGTGGTATTCCGGCTGGCGCTATGCTGGCTTTTCGGTATCCATCTGAATATGGGAGTCGTTGGATTTTTTATGGGAAATTCGTTTGCTAGAATCGGCCCGATCCTGGTTCATGCTTCCTATTATTACAGTGGTGCATGGAAACGGAGAAAGCGGCTTGTGGATGACTGA
- a CDS encoding GntR family transcriptional regulator yields MCAKAPKYIEVYSKIRQAILTGEFPAGSFLPTENELMELYDVSKTTVRHAVKLLREHDLVEVRQGSGTKVLPVEQQTVIHSKYHNPGSSTNVVIHYTTHGKGEVNNTKAVIDLVPADETAAAALEIPAGSMVYRLQRLQLIDGTVFGYMVNYIPQSLAPDLNTRGELLTDLYGFLFRNYGIRVTEIRETVDARVAGFMEAQYLQVDINTPLVLLRRIAAGDTAPVEYCETTVRPDIFHMTVTVDKPGTADSQPYL; encoded by the coding sequence ATGTGTGCAAAAGCACCGAAATATATTGAAGTATATTCCAAGATACGCCAGGCGATCCTGACAGGCGAATTCCCGGCAGGCTCTTTCCTTCCCACGGAGAATGAGCTGATGGAACTTTATGATGTAAGCAAAACAACGGTGCGCCATGCCGTAAAGCTTTTAAGGGAGCATGACCTCGTAGAGGTTCGGCAAGGCAGCGGAACAAAAGTCCTCCCGGTCGAACAGCAGACCGTCATCCACTCCAAATATCATAATCCCGGTTCTTCCACAAATGTTGTAATCCACTATACGACCCATGGAAAAGGCGAAGTCAACAATACAAAAGCCGTAATCGATCTGGTGCCGGCAGATGAAACGGCAGCAGCAGCTCTTGAAATTCCGGCCGGTTCCATGGTTTACCGCCTCCAGCGGCTTCAGCTTATAGATGGGACTGTCTTTGGATATATGGTAAATTACATACCACAGTCCCTGGCTCCCGACCTGAATACCCGGGGAGAGCTTCTCACAGACCTTTATGGCTTTCTGTTCCGCAATTACGGGATCCGGGTTACAGAGATCCGTGAAACCGTCGATGCCAGGGTAGCCGGCTTTATGGAAGCCCAGTATCTCCAGGTGGATATCAATACGCCGCTTGTTCTCCTGCGCCGGATTGCAGCCGGCGATACAGCTCCCGTGGAATACTGCGAGACAACGGTGCGTCCCGATATTTTTCATATGACTGTCACCGTCGATAAACCGGGCACTGCGGATTCGCAGCCATATTTGTAG
- a CDS encoding carboxylesterase family protein, giving the protein MAILKVLTKYGTVVGVPGKNARNTVFRGVPYAQPPVGALRFAPPREPIPWDGELFCTEYSASSIQREPVSPSIHTVSEDSLYLNIWTPAESPEEKLPVMFWIHGGGFIAGSGTSPNFSGEALNAHGVILVTINYRLGALGYLALPELLERDGTTGNYGLLDQIAALKWVHENIAAFGGDPDNITVFGFSAGGMSTRMLMCSPLSRGMISKIIVESGGGITDSDYYRPLSEKMDICVRGMKKLGWTLSDLMEKDAREIFSALHDATADELEPWEKSVFQPDVDDWSLLDTPGVSLWKGDCADVPVMAGSVTGDNGWIKIVRHEVTDESMIPAFVYSRGVSWAARQAETGRRPLYTYHFERTQPKKYWASEANKTPHGSEIPYVMGTINPEEFGEYDFELSRMMTAYWANFAKTGNPNGPGLKNWPLYTLDEPVSMHFTDTGYQAEPLAKTESEKRAIRFVTDHPGVIRSLKGL; this is encoded by the coding sequence ATGGCTATTTTAAAGGTACTCACAAAATACGGCACTGTTGTCGGTGTTCCGGGAAAGAATGCCAGAAATACTGTATTTCGCGGTGTCCCCTACGCACAGCCGCCGGTCGGTGCCCTTCGTTTCGCGCCGCCAAGGGAGCCAATTCCGTGGGATGGAGAACTTTTCTGCACGGAATATTCGGCTTCTTCCATACAAAGGGAACCCGTCTCACCCAGTATTCACACCGTCTCTGAAGACTCCCTATACCTAAACATCTGGACGCCGGCCGAATCCCCGGAAGAAAAGCTCCCCGTCATGTTCTGGATCCACGGCGGCGGCTTCATCGCCGGTTCCGGCACTTCGCCAAATTTTTCCGGCGAGGCCTTAAACGCCCACGGCGTCATCCTCGTAACCATCAACTACCGTCTCGGCGCTCTTGGTTATCTGGCGCTTCCGGAGCTTTTGGAACGGGACGGAACCACCGGGAACTACGGGCTTCTCGACCAGATTGCCGCCCTCAAGTGGGTGCATGAAAACATCGCCGCCTTTGGAGGCGACCCGGACAACATCACCGTCTTCGGCTTTTCAGCCGGCGGCATGTCCACCCGCATGCTCATGTGCTCCCCGCTCTCCCGCGGCATGATAAGCAAAATCATCGTGGAGTCCGGCGGCGGCATTACGGATTCCGACTATTACCGGCCGCTTTCCGAAAAAATGGATATCTGCGTCCGGGGCATGAAAAAGCTGGGCTGGACACTCTCCGACCTCATGGAAAAGGACGCCCGGGAAATCTTTTCCGCGCTCCATGATGCTACCGCAGATGAGCTGGAGCCATGGGAAAAATCTGTGTTCCAGCCTGATGTGGATGACTGGTCGCTCCTTGACACGCCCGGCGTCAGCCTCTGGAAAGGCGACTGTGCCGACGTTCCGGTCATGGCAGGCTCCGTTACCGGCGACAACGGATGGATTAAAATCGTCCGTCACGAAGTCACCGACGAATCCATGATTCCGGCCTTCGTCTACTCCCGCGGCGTCTCCTGGGCGGCGCGCCAGGCAGAAACCGGCCGGAGACCGCTCTATACCTACCATTTCGAGCGGACGCAGCCAAAAAAGTACTGGGCCAGCGAAGCAAATAAAACGCCTCACGGAAGCGAGATTCCCTATGTAATGGGTACCATAAACCCGGAGGAATTCGGAGAATACGACTTCGAGCTCTCCCGCATGATGACCGCTTACTGGGCCAATTTTGCCAAAACGGGAAATCCCAACGGCCCGGGGCTTAAGAACTGGCCGCTCTATACTCTGGACGAGCCGGTTTCCATGCATTTTACCGACACTGGGTACCAGGCTGAGCCTCTGGCGAAGACGGAATCTGAGAAACGGGCCATCCGTTTTGTCACCGATCATCCCGGTGTCATCCGCTCTCTGAAAGGACTTTAA
- the uraA gene encoding uracil permease, with product MENRRIIQVEEKVPFNLLVPLSIQHMFAMFGASVVVPFLFGINPAVVLFMNGIGTLLFIFVTKGKAPAYLGSSFAFLAPAGIVISQFGYEYALGGFAAVGFCGCILAFIIYKVGYKWIDIVLPPAAMGPVVALIGLELSANAADNAGLLAETINPANAIVFFVTLGFAVFGSVLFRGFLSIIPILIAVIAGYISAIACGLVDFSAVAAAPIFAIPNFSTPKFSLEAILIILPVLLVITSEHIGHQVVTSKIVGRDLLKDPGLHRSLFGDNFSTMLSGLIGSVPTTTYGENIGVMAVTRVYSVQVIAGAAVLSIICSFIGKLSMLIQTIPGPVIGGISFLLYGMIGTSGLRILVDSKVDYSKNRNQALTAVIFVTGLSGISVSFGNVQLTGMVLACVTGMILSLIFYAFDRLHLTNDQE from the coding sequence ATGGAAAACAGAAGAATTATCCAGGTAGAGGAAAAGGTTCCCTTTAACCTTCTCGTCCCCCTGAGCATCCAGCACATGTTCGCCATGTTCGGCGCATCTGTCGTGGTTCCGTTCCTGTTCGGCATCAATCCGGCCGTTGTTTTATTCATGAACGGCATCGGCACCTTACTTTTCATTTTTGTTACCAAGGGCAAAGCTCCCGCCTATCTTGGTTCCAGTTTCGCATTTCTCGCACCGGCAGGCATTGTCATTTCCCAATTCGGATATGAATACGCCTTAGGTGGTTTCGCAGCAGTCGGCTTCTGCGGCTGTATTCTCGCATTTATTATTTACAAAGTCGGATACAAATGGATCGATATCGTACTTCCGCCGGCAGCCATGGGCCCCGTTGTTGCCCTGATCGGGCTTGAGCTCTCCGCCAACGCCGCTGACAATGCCGGACTTTTAGCGGAAACCATCAATCCGGCAAACGCCATCGTATTCTTCGTGACGCTCGGTTTTGCCGTGTTTGGTTCCGTGCTGTTCCGCGGCTTCCTCTCGATCATCCCGATCCTGATTGCCGTCATTGCCGGATATATTTCCGCCATCGCCTGCGGCCTCGTGGACTTCAGTGCCGTTGCAGCCGCCCCGATTTTTGCAATCCCTAACTTTTCCACTCCGAAATTCAGCCTGGAGGCCATTTTAATCATTCTCCCGGTTCTCTTAGTCATCACCTCGGAGCACATCGGCCATCAGGTCGTCACCAGCAAAATCGTCGGCCGCGATCTCTTAAAGGATCCGGGACTTCACCGCAGCCTGTTTGGAGATAACTTCTCCACCATGCTCTCCGGTTTAATCGGTTCCGTGCCGACCACCACATACGGCGAAAACATCGGTGTCATGGCCGTCACGAGGGTTTACAGCGTCCAGGTCATCGCCGGCGCAGCCGTGCTTTCCATCATCTGCTCCTTCATCGGAAAGCTGTCCATGTTAATCCAGACCATCCCCGGCCCCGTCATCGGCGGAATCTCCTTCCTTCTTTACGGAATGATCGGTACCTCCGGCCTGCGGATCCTCGTGGATTCCAAGGTCGACTATTCCAAGAACAGGAACCAGGCCCTGACCGCCGTAATCTTCGTAACCGGCCTTTCCGGCATCAGCGTAAGCTTCGGCAACGTCCAGCTCACCGGCATGGTTCTGGCCTGCGTCACCGGCATGATCTTAAGCCTGATCTTCTATGCCTTCGACAGGCTCCATCTGACAAACGACCAGGAATAG
- a CDS encoding sodium:alanine symporter family protein, with translation MIHILHEAIWGSGMLALFLGVGLLYSLRLGLFPLLKFPRWWRATAGSLLQKKETGVDGGITQFQSACTALAATIGTGNIAGVATALLAGGPGAIFWMWVSAFIGMATAYGETELGIRYREKGADGSWMAGPMLYLEKGVKSRAAAMLYAFLCMTASFGMGSMVQANAISETLEFNFSLPPLIAAAVLTVVCGFIIGGGAKRIAGTAERLVPVSAAIYMAACVFVIVLFREKLPAAFGQIFSEAFSFRQAAAGVSGYGVLQCVRYGVARGVFSNEAGLGSMAVLNGSAEQAPPGVQGQWAIFEVFFDTIVSCTMTALVILCTMGNGLADFLGNGAALTGSCFSMGLGNLGGYTVSMCVALFAFATIIAWYYMGKQAASYLGSKLGRNLAGVYFFGYLGAVFLGGMGPMEAVWEVSDIFNGLMAVPNLLALVILVREVRAPGSGE, from the coding sequence TCACGAGGCAATCTGGGGATCTGGAATGCTGGCTCTTTTCCTTGGTGTCGGGCTCCTTTACAGTCTGCGCCTTGGCCTGTTCCCGCTTCTTAAGTTCCCGCGGTGGTGGCGGGCGACGGCGGGGAGCCTGCTTCAAAAGAAGGAGACGGGAGTGGACGGCGGAATCACCCAGTTCCAGTCGGCCTGCACTGCCCTTGCAGCTACCATCGGGACGGGGAACATCGCCGGTGTTGCCACGGCGCTTCTGGCCGGCGGGCCGGGGGCAATTTTCTGGATGTGGGTGTCGGCGTTCATCGGCATGGCGACGGCCTACGGCGAGACAGAGCTGGGAATCCGCTACCGGGAGAAGGGCGCAGACGGAAGCTGGATGGCGGGGCCGATGCTTTATCTGGAAAAGGGCGTGAAAAGCCGGGCAGCGGCCATGCTGTATGCCTTTCTCTGCATGACGGCGTCCTTCGGCATGGGCAGCATGGTACAGGCCAACGCGATCTCAGAGACTCTGGAGTTCAATTTTTCTCTCCCTCCGCTCATCGCAGCCGCCGTATTGACGGTGGTCTGCGGCTTCATCATCGGCGGCGGTGCAAAGCGGATCGCCGGGACGGCGGAACGGCTGGTTCCAGTTTCTGCGGCCATCTATATGGCGGCCTGTGTGTTTGTGATCGTGCTGTTCCGTGAAAAGCTTCCGGCGGCCTTCGGGCAGATTTTTTCCGAAGCGTTTTCCTTCCGTCAGGCGGCGGCAGGAGTATCCGGCTACGGCGTGCTCCAGTGTGTCCGCTACGGCGTCGCCCGCGGCGTGTTTTCCAATGAGGCAGGACTCGGCAGCATGGCAGTCTTAAACGGGAGCGCCGAGCAGGCGCCGCCGGGGGTGCAGGGGCAGTGGGCGATTTTTGAGGTGTTTTTTGACACGATTGTGAGCTGCACCATGACGGCGCTGGTGATTCTCTGCACCATGGGGAACGGGCTGGCGGACTTTCTCGGAAATGGGGCAGCCCTGACCGGAAGCTGCTTTTCCATGGGCCTTGGGAACCTGGGCGGCTATACCGTGTCCATGTGCGTGGCCCTGTTTGCGTTTGCGACGATCATTGCATGGTATTATATGGGAAAACAGGCGGCATCGTACCTGGGGAGTAAGCTTGGAAGAAACCTGGCAGGCGTGTATTTTTTCGGGTACCTGGGGGCCGTGTTCCTCGGGGGCATGGGGCCCATGGAGGCGGTCTGGGAGGTTTCCGATATTTTTAATGGGCTGATGGCCGTGCCGAACCTTCTGGCACTGGTGATTCTTGTGCGGGAGGTGCGGGCGCCTGGAAGCGGGGAGTAG